TTCGGCGTTTACATCATTTCAGACGGCGCAAACAAACCCTACCGCCTGAAAATCCGCGCACCCGGCTTCGCCCACCTGCAAGGCATGGACGAAATGGCAAAAGGCCACATGCTCGCCGACGTCGTTGCCATCATCGGTACGCAGGACATCGTATTCGGGGAGGTTGACCGATAATGTTATCCGCAGAATCCTTAAAACAAATCGACATAGAGTTGGCGAAATACCCTGCCGACCAACGCCGCTCCGCCATTATGGGCGCATTGCGTATTGCCCAGACCGAAAAAGGCTGGCTTGCTCCCGAGACCATCGCCTTTGTCGCAGAATATATCGGCATCTCGCCTGCACAAGCCTATGAAGTCGCTACTTTCTACAATATGTACGACCTTGAGCCTGTCGGTAAATATAAATTGACCGTTTGTACCAACCTGCCCTGCGCCCTGCGCGGCGGTATGGATACCGGCGAATACCTGAAGAAAAAACTCGGTATCGGCTACGGCGAAACCACGCCCGACGGTAAATTTACCCTTGTCGAAGGCGAATGTATGGGCGCATGCGGCGATGCGCCGGTGATGCTGGTCAACAACCACAGCATGTGCGGCTTTATGACTGA
This genomic interval from Neisseria flavescens contains the following:
- the nuoE gene encoding NADH-quinone oxidoreductase subunit NuoE encodes the protein MLSAESLKQIDIELAKYPADQRRSAIMGALRIAQTEKGWLAPETIAFVAEYIGISPAQAYEVATFYNMYDLEPVGKYKLTVCTNLPCALRGGMDTGEYLKKKLGIGYGETTPDGKFTLVEGECMGACGDAPVMLVNNHSMCGFMTEEAIEKKLAELE